The Capsicum annuum cultivar UCD-10X-F1 chromosome 3, UCD10Xv1.1, whole genome shotgun sequence genomic sequence caactaaaaaaaaataataatagaaaaataaagtggACATGATGGAGTTGGATGTACTATAAAGCAATTGATTAGTGAAAAATAATATCTTTAAGTTATCCCTCGGGTGATTTCAAGTTGttttataaaacaaaacaaaaattcttCCACCCCCCAACCAGTGCTGATATTTATAATGAAGTTTGATTAATTTAAACTCGTGTAGAGAAGTCCTCTCATGAAGGGTAAAATGTGTTAGGCTTGAAATTGAGGTGATGTCATGCGGGAGCTATTAATTTGCTAATCATGAGACGATAATTCAGACGACagataaaacaatactaaaaagttatattattgatatgatttaaCCAAACGGCCtacacattaaaaataaaattgaaaaatctaaaatctattggaagaaatctccccctaaacaaagaatctttaaagactacattatgGATACTATTGTGTTTTGATATGAGAAGAgggtattctatttatagagttccaaaacttTTCCTCTTAGAAAGAGATTAGccaaaatatggaaaatttttatatttttctttaggaaaaataaaagtaattatggtaacttttattttccttctaagaaaaagtaaaatttaatttcggtaagaaaatcagggcaaaacccTAACAAAATGCTCCCTACCAAAGGCGACTATGACTCCATATTCAAGATTCAAACTCGAGACCTCTAATTAAAGATGAAAGAATACTTACTATTCCACCATAATTTTTAACGGTGTTTTAAGAAAATCTTTTATGTTGTGTCTAatccttaaaaaaaaaagtattcatGATAGGACATGAATAACCTAATGATCTATGGACCAACTCTTCCTTTgtctttatttacttttattatttctatcttcATTATTTTCTATATGAATTTTTTACGATCGAATTTTTTTTATACTGATTTTGATAAGCTTTGTTTGAGTTAAGTGTATATTGACGACATCTTTTTATcgtcacaaaataaaaaaaaaattacgtaAACACCACCCCTCCTTGACTTCACTTTTGATTTGGTGTAATATTGCTCTACATAAACCATATATTTTCGTGAAAATATTACTATAGCTAAAATGATTTCTCCATTTTACGTAATGAAATATTTTAAGATGACTAAACATTACAAAGtgatgtcatcaacataattccAGATACATAGTATACTAATTTCTTTTACTTCATATCAAAGTTTAGACTTAAAGAATTCTTACctaatttgttgaaaaatataCACAAATAGCATTGACTTTCTTACTAAAATCAAtttgtatccattaatttataaccAAAGtccaaaggaaaatatttcttatgTTAAAGTGTTAGTAATTCTTTCAGATACATTTGTTTCAAAAACATTTATTCCAATACTAAATGTAAATACTCACATTGTTCTCCAAAACCaattaaacttataaaaataataatatacaatcATATCCAAGATACCATAAATATTTAACCATTATACTAACGATAAACATATGTAAATGGTCAGTCAAAATTAAGGTCAGTTagatcaaaatttttgaaaaatattttatctaaaaaaataagttcatTGAATACAAGAAAAGCGATCTTTCtaataaaagtaggaaaaataaattttacacgCGAAATTTTTGTTGATTGTCTCCTCCCGATCCTTCAACACACCTCATACCACACCCCGTAGCTTTCATCGACACCCTTATTTCCCACCTCCCATAGTATTTGTCTAAATTATATTGTATAATTTAGAATATTaactttttcttaaatataagaaaataagtaactGAAAACTATTTTCCTTCGTATCGAACACACCCTTAAGGAGCAAACCCAACAATTAAACTAATGGCAAAACGTTTATATTATGCTAAAATAGAAGAATTAATATAAGATACTCTTTTTAACCTTTTGTGGATGGTGGGGTGTTTAGCAACTGGcaagataagaagaaaaaaaaaatactacaaaataATAGCAAAATTTTATACATCACAATTCCATGTAGTGATGGGTGACACACATGATCAAAGATTATTAAAGGGTccccaaaataagaaaaaaaaaaaagagtttttttttttaaagaaagaaaatttaatgactctgaaacctttttcttttttatctcaaGGATGTACATATATAATAGCTTCACTATTGCATCACcactttatttattgattttgtattCGATGTTCGGTGTTTGTATTGAAATTTGATAATATTTGTATTGACACTAAAAAGTTTTTGATCAAAGGAGAATACATTCTTTAACAAAGACGACTTTATATTTAGAGGCTCGAACATGAGATCACTATTTAAGGATGAAGAAGTACTTACCATTTTAGattgttatttaaatttattCTATTGCTAATTTTATTGTTGGACTCCAATCATATTGAACCACTACTAGTTCTAATTGATGCTAAGTTTCAACCTTTTAAGTTGCTGACATGTGATTAAGGGATTGTGAGTTTGAACTGTGAAAATAGTCtcttataaaaatacaaattaaaatagcGTAAGTAAGCTCTTGTAGTCCGATCATTTCTCAAACCTCACAAACTTAATACATCAACCTGTTTTTTAGTacttattttttttgatttgtgAGTGGTGGGGGAAGGGGATAAGGGAATGGAATTTGGAACTTATCGTTTTGTTGGGTAGGAATGAAACAATTAATTAATTGACATGTACATAAAACTTGCTTTATTGGATGGATACAGAATAGTTCAACCAACCAAAAATTAATTGCATCAAGAGAAATTCTTTTTTCAGTGTAAAATTTTGGACCACCTTAGATTTAGGTCTACaaatctaaatatacataattgttTATTTAAGCCTCATTAAAGTAGTAGTATTGATCTTTGTCTTTGTAATtgtcaaccttttttttttttttttttgataaaaaggaTTTCAAATCAACTTGtgcgcacctcaactaattccatagGTTATCTGTCATTTCTCATTAGCAGCGGATTCAAGGTAACTCTGACCATAAAAACTAACACAcgtggaaagaaatcacctaatgtttTCTCcgttgaaatttgaacatgaaatctCTGGCTCTCGATGACTTCATTGACACCCTCGGATGCTGCAACTGTTAACTTCACATGTCAGAGTAGGTatcgtttggttggaaaagagTTATCAAGGAATTattcgggattagttatcccacgtatatggaataacttatcccatcactatggtttaaatggtgggataaataatcccGGTACAAATTAATACCTTCAActaaacatgggataaaataatcttttattttatcacaAAACTATTTATCCATTATATCCCACACCAAACGAACCCTTAGTGTGTTCAATTTTCACTAGAAACTTCTCATTCTCTTCCCATTCCTTAGCATTTCATAATTTAATggtatttattgaaatttaagtTGTTTTCACATATATATACGCGCTATGTATCGAAAATATTCAGTTCAATTGAATCCACTGAATGTAAGTTGCATCCGCCTCTACAAAGGCGTATATAGTCTTGCGGCATTGGTTCATGTGAACTCAATACTTTCGACACAGACATAAACTAATATAGCACCAACGTTAAGAGCATTGAGTCCTTTTGAGTTTAAATCCTGAATCCACCTcgtctcaaaaaaaaaaacaaaatcttaaCTGTTTGGTGAGTTGGGCccaacacacaaaaaaaatataccaaaagtTCAATTATCTTTTGATAAGTAGCACCAAGAACTCATTAACTTAATTATACAATGAGATCATCTTGATTGATTTTGCACACATGCAACAACCAACTTTCAAAATTACCAAGTGAAGTGAAGACAATATAATAATGATCAATAATAGTTCAGTAACTAGTACATAGAAGCATATATAACATGATTATTGTATCTGTTTACTGATCTTTGAAGCCAAGCATTGGCAGATGTGACAAAAACTAGAGGTGCCATTTGTCTTGGTAGGTAAATGAATTGCTTCAAAAGTTGCTAAACATGATTGCAAAATTTAGAAACTTGCATTTTACTCAAAAAAAGTGAACTACTTCTACCACAACTCATCAGTAAAAAATAACCTGTTTTTACATACATATCTTCATGTGAAGTTCATTCCACCCACAGGATCAACACATCGGAGCATGGCGTGTTTTGAACGTGCATCACCAGCGTTGAAGGAGATTCTGCTCAGATTATACCGGTAAAGTGAACCACTCGTTGTTCCTCGTACTTTAAGTCATGTTCAAGATTTACCTCTCAGATAAGTAGACAACAAAGCGTTTTGTTAGTTTAAAGTATATCTTTCTTGAATAAGTTAGAAGCATCATCTGTTCCAGAATGGCACCCATACTATCAGTCGTAACAACTTTTGTAATCCCCAACACCTAGAAAATGATgcaagaataatttttttctgaaactGTGGTGTCCACGCCAGCATATGTGCACCTCGGCTCATTCCACAGGGTACCTGCAAACTTCCCACCAGCACAGATACCAAATAACTTTATCCACCAAGATTtagacagatgggaagaaatcatcGGGATTAGACTTTAtggttctcaacccacttcacTAACCACTAGGCATCACCCTTGAGTGCAACGATGTATTCACCAGGATTAACGCAGCCGATCATAGTGTAGGGTCTGTCTAATATTGAAGTACAGTTCAAATTTCTATACTAGGTAATTCTAATCTGTCAAAAACATGATGGTGAACATTTTTCACTATAATTTTCAAGATCATATTATTAGGAACCGAAATAAGATTCATAGAATACGTTGGAGAATGTCTCATATGGTAAAAAGGAGAAAGTACAGAACATAAGGCAATTGTACAGATTAAGCAGGAATCATTAAGTATAATTAAGTTCTGAGATATACAGGTTAGTGAAAATTGCAGATAAATAGGAATTTATGTATAGTTATGATGTAGAATCGGATAGACAGTAAGTGTGCACAAAAGGGTTCTATTTGGCAGACGAGAAGGCATTATACAGGTAGGATTCCATTTCTGGGACTACATTTGCCTTTTGTTCTATTGTCAAATGTTGCTTTCAACAGTCCAATTAGTGACACTCTTTATGACCACAAGCCAGGTATAGTGGACTTACCAGAGTACTTGAAAGGAATGAGCCAACCACCATATTCTGAAGTTTCTGCTAAGTTGGCCCCGCTGCAGAAATGACCTGCCGTTATGTAGATCAAACTCATTAGACCAACTTCTTTTATAGTTGTTATACATCAAGTTAAACTATAAGTTATGGCAGAATAATGCGATTTAGACAAGGTATTTGGGGTGGGGGATTAGGAAGTGGTATCGGTTGGGAGATTTGCAAGTTCGGTCAAGTCCAACATGGAGTTCAGAAAACTATCGAGCTATAATGAAACAGCAGCAGCAGTAACAACAACTACGCGTCAATCACAAGCTAGTTTGGGTAACTCGTAAATATCCATTTCATCCTATTTGGATTGTACAACTACTCTATTCAAGAGATTTACAGGAAATCCACATAGAAAAGACACATCAATACCATCGAATAAATAGAGCTGTCTGACATAGAAAACACCCAAGCCAGCAGTATCACCTTTTCTACTGTCAACAGAAAAAGTGACTCGATTGTTCAATTTCTCACTAGTTAGGAAGACATATTATGATGgggatcccaaaaacaaaacaatacaaaGTTGAGGTCCATTTAGTATTGTTATGCTATAATAAGTAATTCACCATATAGATTTTACTAACTGGACTTTAAGCAGTCCTTAAATGCGTTTCTTCCTGGATTGAATCTTAAGTTCTTGAATTAAGAGATGAAAAAACTAAAACTCTTACAGTGAACatgctattttttttcttgagacaGAAATGAACGGGCTATTGATGCCGACCATCACCTTCATGAATTTGGGTCCGTTGAATATTACATCCAGGTATGAACAACAAGCAACCACAAGCACACATACATTCCATACCTGATTGAAGTTCAATGCACATAAGACAAGGCTCGTATTAAGGAAGATCCATCGGACTGAAGAACAATTTAAGCAGCTACTTCTACATTTAAAAAAGACTTCCCAGTTGGACATGCATTTCATTGCTTAAATTTTTTCTGATATTCAACAATCCAAAATATGTGTGCTAAAGTTTCCATAACTTTTTTTcttgttgaaatattttttcagtCTTTGGTGTCAGATCCTGATCATACCTACTTATCAGTATCAACACCAATTCTGTCTCAAGCATTTCTGATCTCAACTCGGCTTTCACATTACactatagagaaggtaaaggcAATTAGTGCTGAAGTTGTGGAGATTGTTCAGCCTCCAAAAGAAGGATATCAGCTGACTTTACGACTCAATTTTGCTAGAATGTCGCATGGTAAAGGTTTGGAACTCCTCGCTTTGCCTCCTCTCTTTTTCCTGTTATATTCCACACTGCAGCAGTGCTCATAAAATTTGTGCTGTCTTGTGTTCTTTTCAGAGTCGATAAAAATGATCACAGACATTGCTGCTGTGCAAGGTGTAATTCTGAGTTCTCAGTTGGAAGAAATGCTGATGAATGTGAATTCACAAGATGTGGCTCAAGGGATGTACAAACCGATCAAGCTTGTTTATCACCCAAGAGAGCCGTTTTATGTCATAAAACAGGTACTTCACATTATGCAATAACTTTGTTTAATCATACCATCAGTGAACATAGTCAAATTCGTGCTCCAAAAAGTGACAATTATACTACAAATGGAAGAGGGAAAAGCTAAAAGCGAGCCCATCACATTTTCTGAGACCATCAAATTTCAGGATCATTTCAGACTTCAATATCTGCAGAGTGATTTATTATTCAAACATTCAAACCACCAAACTGTCTTGAATTGCAAACTCTATTTGCAGTAAATAATAAATTGCAAGATTATATTCGCACCTAATATATTAGCATTACATTATATGTATCCTATACCGAAAATACACACCTTTTCTCATGTCAATCAGGAAGCTTTAAAGGAAGGACAGGTTGCAGGCATTTCTTTAAAAGGCACTAGAAGCATGTTGAAATCAAATTCTAAACTAAGCCATATAATACTTCCAAACTACAGCATATAGCTACTGTGTGGTGCTAAGTTCAAAATATGGCACATGAATAGTAACTATATAATTTCTCTCTGGTTTAAATTGGCATATTTAAAGGCACTTGAATGAAAAGAGTTGATTGTACAAAAAGGATATAGAGAAAAATTtcttcctaaaaatatgagattTGTTTGAGAGGATACAGCTCATGCTTCTTGATAAGTAAACACCACATTTGTGACAGCCCCAGAAAATCACGGCAGTATTCCCAATGCGTTTTAAGGAGAAAACAGATGTGATTATAGCTACAGCATTCTTCCAGGTAACACAATTTTACAAGATGTACGACTTTGTAATTTTATAGCACGTATGACTTTGTTCAAGTGTTCAGGAGAATTGACAGTTTCCCCAGCAGGAACTCATGGATGTCGCAAATACAAAAGCATGTGCCAAGGCACCACATTGCATCTGGTCCCCTATTCCACCTCCTGAGCTAAGAGGAGAAGCAATTGAAGACTTAAGCACAAATGGAGGATTTGTTTCTTTTGGTATCAACTCAAGTCACATTAACACCTCACATGTATATGTAAAATACTGTTTCCCTCAAACAAATGAAACATTTGATAATGGAAAAAGAAAACTGTTTGTGTTACTTCAGTTTTCGAAAAGAATACAGACACCAAGAACCTCCGAAACAAGATTAATAATATGAAAACGGACATTTAAGAGAGAAGATGTCAACTAGTAAACTCAGAAGATAAATGTATTATCGTTCTCCTGCCTTCTCTAAATCTTGGAATTGGAGTTGGTCtgatatttacctttttatcatGGCATTCACAGATATCACTTCACGCCATATTGAAGGCAAAAGGTTAGACAAGACTGTGTGGAACCTTCTGAACTTCTATGCATTTGTTAAAAATCATGTAAAGGTAAAAATCCATTTAGAGTGATAGCATTATACCTATTAAAATTTCTCTCTAACTTCTGCATCAAATAGAGCACTCGAGGATTCATACAAAGAAGGATGAGAACATGTCTGAAGCGCCAGGTTGAGGTATAGCAATAAATCATTCACCATGAGTAGCATATTATGAGTTCGTACAGTATATCTACACTTTGAGaggtcaattttgtaaaaatacaCACAATGATAAACTACTATCTGATTGCAATTTGCAGGTCTTACAGAAAACAGGACTTCAAGATGATCAACACATTAAAGCGGTGAAAGGTATGGATCTTTGGATTTGAACAGAAAACCTAAAGAGAAACTAACAATCAAATAACAGTACGACAGGATTTATGATGTTTATGCACATATAGTAGAAGCAAAGACTGACATAATGAAAGACCATAAATTCTATTAGCTTAAAGCCACATCTCCTACGTTGCTTTTTCTTATTGGttcttttttttcactatttctcTAACTCTATAcatcctttttcttttactttctcctTAATTTTTTGTAAACAACATTCCTGCAGGACATAAGCGCATGAGAAAGTTGGTAAActtcacaaaattcaaaatactcaGATATAGAAGTGATTTTACCAGTAAACTTAAGAGGATTCGTTCGAGATTAAAAATCCATGGATTCAGCCGTTTCCGTCGAAAGTGGTTGTCATTCCCCACCTTCTCCTCCAAGACCAAATACAGAAAGCTGGAAAAAGATATTTCTCTTCAACACGATTAATAGATTTTGCTTATGGTCAGACTTTTCCTCAAAAGGGACAAACATATCCTTTAATCAGGATAGTTGTAACAATCTAGCATGTAAAAACAACTTTGTGTTTGTCACTTTCTCAAATGTTGGCAATACATATAGATGCCCCTATACCATGTAAAAATATTAAAGCACAATAAAAAGTTGGTTAGGAGTTGTTTTATACTTCTGTCACAAATTAAACCCAGATTTGTATAGTATTCTATTTGTTAAGTAAGAAAGTGTCATCTCTATTTGATGGTCGACAGTGTTAAGGTGAACATTTGGTGCAACTGTCCATAAACGCTAAAGAAATTTGTTACCTTCTTACCATGGAACAGGAACTAATCCTTAACTATTCCTCTATCAATTAGGCATTAGCTTTGATTTCCTTAACATAAACATCAATTCATTGAGCAGACACCCCCCACACCCTACAGTCCGAGATGAAGTACGGATGACAAAAGTACATAATGGttttctctttttcaaatcaaacagaAGTACAGCATCGCCATATGCATGATGGTATCAGCTTCCACCATCTTTTCTGAGTATTGCTGCCCCCTCACTTACTCCAGCAATTTAGTAAATCAGATGTATTTTCTGGCATTGTCCAATTGTAGAGGATAATGTTGAGAAACAGTTCCCCTAGTTGGGCAGTGAACTTGCAAGCGCAAGAACAAATGATTGTTGGTTTCCCCTGTTTACACAGGACGCACCTGGGAACCAATTGCATTCCCTTCCTCTTTAGCACTTCCTGGTTAAGCAAGCCCGTCTGACTGCTAACCAAGTGAAGCATTTCACTCTTGTTGGAGTCATTCCTTTCCAAATTCTGTTCCAACTAACATAAATACCATCTGATAACGTGCATTGTAGTACTGAAACTACAAGGAGAATGGGCTATCAGAGCGAGAGCCCACGAATGCACAACAAGAGTCTACTTTTTAATTGGCTGTGGAGATACAATTACGAAATGTAAGCTTCACAAGTGTGCGCCTCTGGAATGCAAAAGAAACCTATGGGAGGAGTTTAAGCTAATGCTTGCTTTGAAGTTGGTGACTGAATGAGATCAGATTCTGATAGAACAAGTGGTTAGTAGTTACGCCATATGCCTCCCAAAGGTGAATTAGTATTGCCATAAATGCAGAAACCACCATGGCCCATTGCAAAGACAATGCAAGTTGGAACATTAGCTTTAGAAGAAATTTTCATGATTGGGAGGTAGAAGGCTGATTTTGTTGCTAAAAAGGCTGGAGGGAAGGTGGCAATATAGCAGCGTGGTCAGATCATTTACAGTAATGGTATATTACCAAAGCAAGATTCATTCTAGGAGAGCTAAGAAAGCATGACCGTGCAAAACTTGGAAGAATAGATATGCCTGAAGCTTGTCTAACATAAGAAAATATAAGGAGAAAGGAATTGTATTTGCGTAACAATCGCTAAGGAGTTTAGGGGATTATATTTGCATAACAAATGCAAACCAATTTAGGGGATTATATTTTCATAGCAAATGCTAATGAATATAGGGGATTATATGCGTGTAAGAGATACTACTTCTGTGAGCTGGATACTTAAGACACAAATCACTTAATCTTTGCATTGTGGAATGCAAAAAAATATGCTTTTAAACATTTTTGGGAAGCAGTGATGATGCTAAGACCCAAAGTGCCCAACAGAAGCTTTAGGAAAGCCGAAAACAAGGTTCACTCATCACTGTTCCCTGTTGCATTGTATGAACTCCTTCGGAGAAGAACCCCAATGCTTCGGAGGAAAATCCAATCATACTTATAGAATCAAGGCTTTCTGTTTAACTGTCTTTGTTCGTTGGTATAATTTTCATTTGCAGATGATGTAAATGAACTTTTGGATTTCGTAGGCTCTCTCATACATAACAGAGATGGCCTTGCTTCTTTTGTAATTGACAGCAGTCCTTGGTGCAAACATAAAGATAGCtactttgttttcttttctaatttaGTACTATAAAGATACTTTAAAGATTAGTGAGGAGTTTGATTCAAGAAGTTCTTTCTATTGCCACCAGCATTTTGCCGTTAACAATCacatgaatatagaaatatagaaagacaacaataatataaTGAACTATAGAAACTCTCCTTTCATTCAATTGTAAGGAGTCCGAAATGAAAATTCTCATGCTAGTAAGGTACACTCAAAAAGATATAGAAGTTCAAGAGAAACAAAAGGCTAGAATTTCCTATTTATGTTTCAATAAAACTTACAAGGAAAACCACTTCAGTAGTTTCTTCCAAATGCTTCTCAATCAAAGAACATCAGAAATTTCTCATGCTATCTCTAATTCAGGGAGCGGCCGCATCAACACACCCTCTGATCCAACCTCTGTAAGCAATGGTCCACTTGTATCGCCACATCTCATCCTCTTATTCCGTTTCAACAGCGCAAACAACCCGAAACTCATAACCATCACCACAATAACATGCACTATAAACAACAAATTCATCAGTGCAGTTCCCCTCAACTTATTCTCATCAAGATCACATTTAACATCATTTTCCCCCTTTCCTAACCCTACCAAAAGACTCTCACATCCATCTAGAGAAAACATATCAGTATATAACAACAACCCAACTTGCAAAACCCAAGTCCCTTTCAACACAAGTACAGAACCAAACAAAAACTCAACAAAAAAACATTGCTTTACTGCtaaacacaaacaacaaccaGCACAAACAAATGCTAATTCTCCCAAGTGTCCATACATatcaccactaagaccaacaAGTCCTTTCCCATTCATCAAGAACTCAACACCAAAACAAACACCAGCAAAACTGTATAACAAAGTATCAAGAATTACATAGAGATCAAAACTTTGTTTCACAATGATGAGAATTAACAACACCCAAAAGAAGAAAATGACAAAAGATTGCATCAAGAATGAGAATTTATACATTACATTGTTGCCTGAAAAAGCTAGGAACAAAAACACATGAGAAAAAGAGGCAATAGGAAGGATGATTAGAAAAGAGTATAAATCAAGATTTTTCCATTTGGAGTCTGAGAAAAACCAAGTTTTTGATCTGTAGAGCGATGGGTTTTTGAGGTGATTGCAGAGGCAACAAAGAAGACGACGAATGCCTAGTGTAAAAAAGATCAAGAATACTGAAAAATGGATAGCTAATGACATCTCAATTTACCAAAATTGGAATAACCTTGAATGTTTTTTTaaggattttgatgtgattaagGAGAAACGAAAGAAGGGGAGATTGTTTCAATGTTCATCAATGGTGATGTTTTTAGAAAAAGTCAAATATGTGAAATCCCAAAGCCGGCTGCTGGCAAGAAGGGAACAAAAAAGCCAAAGGCTAAATACATAGTAATATCTTAACCCTTTAAATTTATCAGATATTGCATTTCAACACTTGAACTAAGAGCTTGTTTGAATTGACTTATATTAAGTGTTCTTaagttaaaataactttttaattacttttatagtgtttgaattttaaaaaaaaatgctcATAAGCACTTGGCGGGATGCTAGTCTGATCGGCAAAGTTGTAGCCCAAAAAAGATCTAGAGTGGTTCCTCACCTATCCTGTCACAAGCCAGTCGGACGCTCAAGTATAGATTTTTTATGCTCATGTAAATGACTGGGGTCAGCCGGCCAGTAGATCTAAAAGGATCCAGCCATAGGCCTGACCGGATATGATTTGtccacaaacaaaacaaaaacaaagctGGATTCTAGTAG encodes the following:
- the LOC107864241 gene encoding uncharacterized protein LOC107864241 encodes the protein MFFDREERSILEEATKVVSFFAGVCFGVEFLMNGKGLVGLSGDMYGHLGELAFVCAGCCLCLAVKQCFFVEFLFGSVLVLKGTWVLQVGLLLYTDMFSLDGCESLLVGLGKGENDVKCDLDENKLRGTALMNLLFIVHVIVVMVMSFGLFALLKRNKRMRCGDTSGPLLTEVGSEGVLMRPLPELEIA
- the LOC107852184 gene encoding actin-related protein 2/3 complex subunit 2B isoform X1 codes for the protein MACFERASPALKEILLRLYRNERAIDADHHLHEFGSVEYYIQSLVSDPDHTYLSVSTPILSQAFLISTRLSHYTIEKVKAISAEVVEIVQPPKEGYQLTLRLNFARMSHGKESIKMITDIAAVQGVILSSQLEEMLMNVNSQDVAQGMYKPIKLVYHPREPFYVIKQPQKITAVFPMRFKEKTDVIIATAFFQELMDVANTKACAKAPHCIWSPIPPPELRGEAIEDLSTNGGFVSFDITSRHIEGKRLDKTVWNLLNFYAFVKNHVKSTRGFIQRRMRTCLKRQVEVLQKTGLQDDQHIKAVKGHKRMRKLVNFTKFKILRYRSDFTSKLKRIRSRLKIHGFSRFRRKWLSFPTFSSKTKYRKLEKDISLQHD
- the LOC107852184 gene encoding actin-related protein 2/3 complex subunit 2B isoform X2, translating into MACFERASPALKEILLRLYRNERAIDADHHLHEFGSVEYYIQSLVSDPDHTYLSVSTPILSQAFLISTRLSHYTIEKVKAISAEVVEIVQPPKEGYQLTLRLNFARMSHESIKMITDIAAVQGVILSSQLEEMLMNVNSQDVAQGMYKPIKLVYHPREPFYVIKQPQKITAVFPMRFKEKTDVIIATAFFQELMDVANTKACAKAPHCIWSPIPPPELRGEAIEDLSTNGGFVSFDITSRHIEGKRLDKTVWNLLNFYAFVKNHVKSTRGFIQRRMRTCLKRQVEVLQKTGLQDDQHIKAVKGHKRMRKLVNFTKFKILRYRSDFTSKLKRIRSRLKIHGFSRFRRKWLSFPTFSSKTKYRKLEKDISLQHD